In one window of Notolabrus celidotus isolate fNotCel1 chromosome 15, fNotCel1.pri, whole genome shotgun sequence DNA:
- the mrps14 gene encoding 28S ribosomal protein S14, mitochondrial yields MAAHRIACSGLNALYSSVCAPKQAIRSCWGMMEQVRSYYVDWRMLRDLKRRQMAFDYADERLRINALRKNSILPKELQEVADKEIAALPRDSCPVRIRNRCVMTSRPRGVKRRWRLSRIVFRHLADHNQMCGIQRAKW; encoded by the exons ATGGCGGCCCACAGGATAGCATGTTCGGGGTTAAATGCCCTTTATTCTTCTGTGTGCGCCCCAAAGCAG GCCATTAGAAGCTGCTGGGGGATGATGGAGCAGGTGAGGAGTTACTACGTTGACTGGAGGATGCTGAGGGACCTCAAGCGAAGACAGATGGCCTTTGATTATGCGGATGAAAGGCTACGGATCAATGCCCTAAGGAAGAATAGCATCCTGCCCAAAGAACTCCAG GAGGTGGCAGATAAAGAAATCGCAGCACTACCACGGGACAGCTGCCCTGTTAGAATACGCAACAGGTGTGTGATGACTTCAAGACCTCGAGGAGTGAAGCGAAGATGGCGACTGAGCAGGATCGTCTTCCGTCACTTAGCTGACCACAACCAGATGTGCGGTATTCAGAGGGCGAAATGGTGA
- the cacybp gene encoding calcyclin-binding protein produces the protein MALTEQINQLEADLQELGSLSEKAERKRVKEVLQQEQKKVEKELALKRQQKEQQAKREADPSAASKATYTVKINNYAWDQSEKFVKIYLTLKDVHKIPPENVEVKFTESSFSVLVKELDGKNHQMTILNLLGPVDEKDSYKKIKTDMVLVMCKKQTTKKWECLTKAEKQSKDKDKPATDDNADPSDGLMTMLKKIYSDGDDEMKRTINKAWSESQEKKIRGEGGGDMMDF, from the exons ATGGCTCTAACTGAGCAG ATCAACCAGTTGGAGGCAGATTTGCAGGAGCTGGGGTCACTCTCAGAGAAGGCAGAAAGGAAGAGAGTGAAGGAAGtgctgcagcaggagcagaaGAAGGTGGAGAAGGAGCTTGCACTCAAACGACAACAGAAGGAGCAACAAGCCAAGAGAGAGGCAGACCCTTCTGCTGCATCCAAAGCAACATACACAGTCAAGATCAATAACTATG CGTGGGACCAGTCTGAAAAATTTGTCAAAATTTACCTCACTCTGAAGGATGTGCACAAAATTCCACCAGAAAACGTGGAGGTCAAGTTTACAGAAAG CTCATTTTCTGTTTTGGTAAAGGAGCTAGATGGAAAAAATCATCAGATGACAATCCTCAACCTGCTAGGTCCTGTCGATGAAAAGGACAGCTATAAAAAG ataaaaacagacatggtcCTGGTCATGTGCAAGAAGCAGACGACAAAGAAGTGGGAGTGCCTAACAAAAGCGGAGAAGCAGTCGAAAGATAAAGA TAAACCTGCGACTGATGACAATGCAGACCCCAGTGATGGCCTAATGACCATGCTGAAGAAGATTTACTCAGATGGAGACGACGAGATGAAGAGAACCATCAACAAAGCCTGGTCAGAGTCACAAGAGAAGAAAATAcgaggggaaggaggaggagacatgATGGACTTCTGA
- the plk3 gene encoding serine/threonine-protein kinase PLK3, whose translation METGCFTAAQRISCHNMNADLMKPVPERGPQQSSAPAKNGRNKADQIKPELAQVVTDSKTGRSYSKGKLLGKGGFARCYEMTDLTNNKMYAVKVIPQSRVSKPHQRDKITNEIELHKTLSQKHVVKFSHHFEDQENIYIFLELCSRKSLAHIWKARHTLTEPEVRYYLRQIISGLKYLHSRGILHRDLKLGNFFVNENMELRLGDFGLAAKLETVEKRKKTICGTPNYLAPEVLNRQGHGTESDVWSLGCVMYTLMCGNPPFETLDLKETYKCIKEVRYNLPSSLSPAAQKLISGILQKNPSDRLSLDQILNHEFFTKGFTPDKLPPSSCVMVPELHPPSPAKKFFTKMAKSLFGKKKAKVEKIPCEDKDDKDISKLVSGIVKCSINRQISYKTVGPNEAPSPTGQLVSSVPLEQTPAEEESRKSISRSFKGTMASSTEPCEDALTPAAVAESAMKVLNSCLATMPAATRNPPCLSRPQSFLWVTKWVDYSNKYGFGYQLSNQSIGVLFNEGTHLSLCNQRKTVHYCLTNNKHFTFSANSLPEQLRSQKQIVDLMANYMEQNLMEGGDLQCEEQVPASPPLLLQWVKTDHALVMLFNNGTLQVNFYTDHTKIILCKSSDDSYLLTFISRERVSCTYLLSMLTEMGCTSELRHRLRYVVQLLQHHADA comes from the exons ATGGAAACCGGCTGTTTCACCGCAGCACAGCGTATTTCGTGCCACAACATGAATGCGGATTTAATGAAGCCTGTTCCGGAGCGTGGACCCCAACAGTCCTCAGCCCCGGCGAAAAACGGCAGGAATAAAGCCGACCAAATCAAACCAGAGCTGGCCCAGGTGGTGACAGACTCAAAGACAGGAAGGTCCTACAGCAAAGGGAAACTTCTTGGAAAG GGCGGCTTTGCTCGATGCTACGAGATGACAGACCTCACTAACAACAAAATGTATGCTGTGAAGGTGATTCCACAGAGCAGGGTGTCCAAACCGCACCAGAGGGACAAG aTTACAAATGAGATTGAGCTGCACAAAACCCTGTCACAAAAGCATGTGGTGAAATTCTCTCATCATTTTGAAGACCAAGAAAACATCTACATTTTCCTCGAGCTCTGCAGTCGGAAG TCCCTGGCACACATTTGGAAGGCGAGACACACGCTCACAGAGCCAGAAGTGCGTTATTACCTCCGACAAATTATATCCGGCCTCAAGTACCTCCACAGCAGAGGAATCCTGCACAGAGACCTCAAACTAG gCAACTTCTTTGTCAACGAGAACATGGAGCTGCGGCTGGGAGATTTTGGCCTTGCTGCCAAACTAGAAACAGTcgagaagagaaaaaa aaCAATCTGTGGCACTCCCAACTACTTGGCTCCTGAGGTGCTCAACAGGCAGGGCCATGGCACCGAGTCAGATGTTTGGTCGCTCGGATGTGTAAT GTACACCCTGATGTGCGGAAATCCTCCTTTTGAGACACTTGATCTAAAGGAGACCTACAAGTGTATAAAGGAAGTTCGATACAACTTGCCATCCTCACTTTCCcctgctgcacagaaactcatCTCAGGCATCCTGCAGAAAAACCCCAGCGACAGACTCTCTCTAGATCAAATCCTCAACCACGAATTCTTCACCAAA GGTTTCACTCCCGATAAGCTTCCTCCCAGCAGCTGTGTGATGGTGCCAGAGCTCCATCCCCCCAGCCCTGCCAAGAAATTCTTTACTAAAATGGCCAAGAGCCTATTTGGGAAGAAGAAAGCGAAAG TGGAGAAAATTCCATGTGAGGATAAAGATGACAAAGACATTTCCAAGCTGGTATCGGGCATCGTAAAATGTTCCATCAACCGGCAGATCAGCTACAAGACAGTGGGACCCAATGAG gcCCCCTCTCCCACTGGTCAGCTGGTCAGCTCTGTGCCTCTAGAACAGACCCCTGCTGAGGAGGAATCCAGGAAGTCCATCTCCCGCTCCTTTAAGGGCACCATGGCCAGCAGTACTGAAC CGTGTGAGGACGCCCTGACCCCTGCAGCTGTCGCTGAATCAGCCATGAAAGTTCTCAACAGCTGCCTGGCCACCATGCCTGCAG CCACCAGAAACCCGCCCTGTTTGTCCAGGCCTCAGTCCTTCCTGTGGGTCACTAAATGGGTGGACTACTCAAACAAATATGGTTTTGGCTATCAGCTCTCGAACCAAAGCATCGGTGTACTCTTCAATGAAGGGACTCATCTCAGTCTTTGTAACCAACGCAA GACAGTCCACTACTGCTTGACCAACAACAAACACTTCACTTTCTCTGCCAACTCTCTGCCGGAGCAGCTTCGCAGCCAAAAACAAATAGTTGATCTCATGGCGAACTACATGGAACAAAACCTTATGGAG GGTGGAGATCTGCAATGTGAGGAGCAAGTGccagcttctcctcctctgctacTTCAGTGGGTGAAGACCGACCACGCTCTTGTCATGCTCTTCAACAATGGCACTCTACAG GTCAACTTTTATACAGACCACACCAAGATCATCCTGTGCAAGTCATCCGATGACTCCTACCTGCTCACCTTCATCAGCCGAGAGCGTGTCTCGTGCACTTACCTCCTTAGCATGCTGACTGAGATGGGCTGCACCTCGGAGCTGAGACACCGACTGCGATATGTGGTTCAGCTGCTCCAACACCATGCCGATGCCTGA